The following are from one region of the Magallana gigas chromosome 4, xbMagGiga1.1, whole genome shotgun sequence genome:
- the LOC136274333 gene encoding ribonuclease P protein subunit p14-like, which produces MKVRKIKYPVSKQCYFRIQLEFEHEGYIDIGETMFKFAVHQAVKNLCGEIGESFVDVLKYDPLFRAAILVTCERFRVQLHGALTFFNCYENKRCAFRIHQISSNLMNLASDSRQMGLPFKSV; this is translated from the exons ATGAAAGTCAGAAAGATCAAATATCCAGTCTCCAAGCAATGTTATTTTCGAATCCAGTT agaGTTTGAACATGAAGGGTACATAGATATTGGAGAAACCATGTTTAAATTTGCAGTCCATCAGGCTGTCAAGAATTTATGTGGAGag ATAGGTGAAAGCTTTGTGGATGTATTGAAGTATGATCCTTTATTTCGAGCGGCTATATTGGTCACCTGTGAAAG GTTCAGGGTTCAACTGCACGGTGCtctaacattttttaattgctACGAAAACAAACGATGTGCATTCAGGATACACCAG ATCTCCTCTAATCTTATGAACCTGGCTAGTGACAGCAGACAGATGGGGCTGCCATTTAAATCGGTTTGA
- the LOC105318802 gene encoding BLOC-1-related complex subunit 6, with protein MESGVVTTEETEDDTQGGGSLESEDSSEGTVVTKVKYRTWQNTSSDSWESGNVISPVEAEELENDALEREKHDSMHEGEDGGERGGSAEELPESLNLSRSLQHYEKKRSQSDGVAIECYNNLANMPSGKKDPEFDNIEETMLSKSMPQGVVIKKGELFEFVADDLQEKIRQSSPLPKTESSGLSSRTSSCRSIASISSGNSSAMGASLTSEMSRSPSSQFPHSPIDIPPIDPMAVMELEMAAKRVADNVDLLMGNLRSNLHKMSAITVGCLDAYKKSVDTTCDSVDSSIKSMYALMAKCEELSKSMQPVYQLGNQIKEIKRLLDRFESQLSEKSGKTKTG; from the exons ATGGAAAGTGGAGTTGTGACAACTGAAGAGACTGAGGATGATACTCAAGGTGGAGGGTCTTTAGAGTCGGAGGATAGCAGTGAAGGGACAGTAGTTACTAAAGTCAAGTACAGGACCTGGCAGAATACCAGCTCAGATAGCTGGGAGTCTGGGAATGTGATTTCTCCCGTAGAAGCAGAAGAGCTGGAAAATGATGCACTGGAACGGGAAAAGCATGATTCCATGCATGAAGGAGAAGATGGGGGAGAGAGAGGAGGATCTGCAGAGGAATTACCAGAGAGCTTGAATCTTTCCCGATCACTGCAACACTACGAGAAGAAACGGAGTCAGAGTGATGGAGTAGCCATTGAGTGTTATAATAATTTGGCTAATATGCCTTCTGGGAAAAAGGACCCAGAGTTTGATAACATCGAGGAGACAATGTTGTCCAAAAGTATGCCGCAAGGAGTTGTTATCAAGAAAGGGGAGTTGTTTGAGTTTGTGGCAGATGATTTGCAGGAGAAAATCAGACAAAGCAGTCCTCTGCCAAAAACTG AATCCAGTGGATTGAGTAGCCGGACCTCCAGCTGTAGAAGCATTGCCAGTATATCAAGTGGGAACTCCTCGGCCATGGGAGCGTCCTTGACCTCTGAAATGTCAAGGTCACCCAGCAGCCAGTTTCCCCACAGTCCAATCGACATTCCACCTATTGACCCCATGGCAGTGATGGAGTTGGAGATGGCGGCTAAACGAGTGGCCGACAATGTGGACCTACTGATGGGAAACCTCCGGTCAAATCTACACAAG ATGTCAGCTATCACGGTTGGATGTTTAGATGCCTATAAGAAGTCTGTTGACACTACATGTGATTCGGTTGATAGCAGTATTAAG TCGATGTATGCTCTTATGGCGAAATGCGAGGAGTTGAGTAAAAGCATGCAGCCTGTGTACCAGCTAGGCAATCAAAT AAAAGAAATCAAGAGACTTTTGGACAGGTTTGAATCCCAGCTTTCAGAAAAAAGTGGCAAAACCAAGACAGGATGA